One Stigmatopora nigra isolate UIUO_SnigA chromosome 1, RoL_Snig_1.1, whole genome shotgun sequence DNA segment encodes these proteins:
- the unc80 gene encoding protein unc-80 homolog isoform X2, with translation MVKRKSLDDNEPECGKGIPFPIQTFLWRQTSAFLRPKLGKQYEASCVSFERVLVENKLHGLSPALSDAIQSISRWELVQAALPHVLHCTSILLSNRNKLGHQDKLGVAETKLLHTLHWMLLDAAQECNHEPGLSHGWSAGSSGGGAFLQPLANQGSSPGAPGSCSSSALGGSGPHHSNSQLEEDEHARAKWFHKSMATVELFVFLFAPLIHRIKESDLTFRLVSGLIIWQPMWEHRQPDIPAFTALIKPVRNIVTAKRNSPISNQCSPRGSGNPGPMGFQVVCEAGHSDSSSSAAGEHSCRRGNSVEKGGPSQQPPLVKGPTKKKTSAPAGVPASLSQRARYATYFDVAVLRCLLQPHWTEEGVHWALMYYLQRLRQILEERPERVPEPLVTPLPRPRSSSMVAATPSLVNTHKTQDMSLKCNEEGKSLSTETFTKVSLTNLRRQAVPDLSSDLGMNIFKKFKNRREDRERKGSIPFHHTGKKRQRRMGVPFLLHEDHLDVSPTRSTFSFGSFSGLGDDRRTLDRGGWQATIMGKFTRRGSTDTAADADSLSAKHSHSHHSLLREMPDHSNSHIENTVKEGEKPIRSQISTITMAAFNTTVASFNVGYADFFTEHMKRLCNPVVVPEMPVEPLACANLPRSFTDSCINYSCQEEGDNIEGTNNFVQKNGMLDLTAVLRALYAVLSHDISSRICDVALNIIDCLLQLGVVPGVGKKLSKPDNKENEEVRSKEAVSHSLGGGGGGDGGSGGGGGGGSGGGSGQGSKDDVKNNKDSDKKEENSSLSTHRLALSMLIKIVKSLGCAYGCGEGHRGLSGDRLRMQAQNCLTNLYKRDKLQFRQTMRDYVNKDTLNNIVDFLHALLGFCMEPITDKYGSAGERSRRAKKRNIDKAGFGNNFTTNDNKSLAQNMEAVVVGCMFKSLITRCASTTHELHSPENLGLYCDIRQLVQFIKEAHGNVFRRVALSALLDSAEKVTAAKKPEEKDESKLQAPRSEDQIPGALLGRKDFWRKMFKSQSAASDTSSQSEQDTSECTTAHSGTTTDRRSRSRSRRISLRKKLKLPIGNWLKRSSLSGLTDGVEDLLDISSVDRLSFIRQSSKVKFTSAVKLSEGVAAGPEYSRDEEENFFKRLGKWRSGRRNPSKLHHTEDKDGPHGFQERLAASQEAIKNKNVVNLGAIRQGMKRFQFLLNCCEPGTIPDASILAAALDLEAPIVARASLFLECARFVHRCNRGNWPEWMKGHHVNITKRGLSRGRSPIVGNKRNQKLQWNAAKHFCQWGDAIGTRLSELCHCDSESPANILGYTYDEEAKRRMRKEDEEEDYLDDNTVNPTKCGCPFALKMAACQLLLEITTFLRETFPCLPRPRTEPLVDLESCRLRLDPELGRHRYERKISFAGILDDEDGRDSLNSSSHTLKSDTICDEKKAQEATAPTRKIRIGGSRLLQIKGARSFRIKKGGSLSSIRRAGSLKSTKMSRQDSESENEEGILSQTNSRDTVTDIGSPCSTSEPSIEPEGQSSSGAEDNYHRNMSWLHIMILLCNQQSFICTHVDFCHPRCYQHHNRSCARLVRAIKLVYGETVDSLREDAGATAIGIMSARAQKNKECSDKSCLRTPSMKRRPTEGNTEGKKDTGMLKYIRNQVMSLSPAPLSLLIKAAPILTDDMYGDIQPAAWELLLSVDEHMAAASAAMFLLCAVKVPDAVTEMMMAEFQHPEACQRINSIFKFYTLWRFRYQVWPRMEEGAQQIFKIPPPSINFTLPSPILGMPCVPIFDPPWVPQNTGSVQDPINEDQSFPTLIQSVHAIKSFSARAVSRSHQRAEHILKNLQQEEEKRRLGREASIITAIPVAQEACYEPTCSPPSEQEEEEEVVNLASRRLSVSPSCASSNSHRNYSFRRGSVWSVRSLASAEDEENTTEHTPTHHMVQPPQAVFPACICAAVLPIVHLMEDGEVREDGVAVSAVAQQILWNCLIEDPALVLRHFLEKLTVSNRQDELMYMLRKLLLNIGDLPAQTSHILFNYLVGLIMYFVRTPCEWGMDAISATLTFLWEVVGYVEGLFFKDLKQTMKKEQCEVKLLVTASMPGTKTLVVHGQNECDIPTQLPVHEDTQFEALLKECLEFFNIPEARSAHYFLMDKRWNLIHYSKTYVRDIYPFRRSVSPQLNLVHMLPEKGQELIQKQVFSRKLEEVGRVLFLISLTQHMPAVHKQSHVSLLQEDLLRLPSFPRTAIDAEFSLFNEPQGKELFGLDTLHKVLWIKLLEEMFLGMPSEYPWGDEMMLFLNVFNGALLLHPEDSALVRQHTATAINTAVHFNHLFSLSGYQWILPTMLQVYADYEGNPLLRQGIEFCCRQFYILHRKPFVLQLFASVAPLLEFNTNTSSGLSKGVSAQCLFDLLVSLEGETLDALDALELVKAEKPLRSLDFCYGNEDLAFSISDSIKLCVTVAAYAPESFRSLQMLMVLEALVPCYLQKLKNNTMTMESASAARDEIAAIAALATSLQALLYSSEALTRPMTAPQISRCDQGHKGGTTANHTMSGGVNTRDNLHLLEEGQGMPREELDERIAREEFRRPRESLLNICTEFYKHCGPRLKILQNVAGEPRVTALELLDMKSHMRLAEIAHALLKLAPYDTLTMESRGLRRYIMEMLPITDWSSEAVRPALILILKRLDRMFNKIHKMPTLRCARPQALCTRRQVEWEAASNLIEGICLTLQRQSIISFLPHLRSLINVCVNLVMGVVGPSSVADGLPLLHLSPYLSPPLPFSTAVVRLVALQIQALKEDFPLNHVISPFTNQERREGMLLNLLIPFVLTVGSGSKDSPHLEQPEIVLLLQTVINILLPPRIISTSRTKNFMLDASPAHCSTPGDTGKDLRREGLAESTSQAAYLALKVVLVCFERSLGNQWYRLSLQVKEMALRKVGGLAFWDFIDFIVRTRIPIFVLLRPFIQCKLLTQPADSQEEITARHHIADQLERRFIPRPLCKSSLFAEFNNELKILKEAVHSGSAYQGKTSISTVGTSTSAYRLSLATMSRSNTGTGTVWEQDSQPSRQPSQDTLSRTDEDDEENDSISIPSVVSEHEAFLPRLITERRFSSHATGSATLQPEAPRSTMLPSHSEPNVLDESQGLLQEGNLSRVASIQSEPGQQNLLIQPPLGRKRGLRQLRRPLLSIPKAEPRGRSGARLSTTRRSIQPKNKPLETLLDCEAAQGDQKRSVTFTETQSQQTCSAAGKPSSPSGKDVIAEGKKTNIATSKPPMLEVPSASSATVIADLHSPAKTQVAPTMSIKEKREQWSLRSSLSPPASISRTSTPTPPSHPCSPLSLSRTSSPLSRTCSPLPPSLPVLGAAAFSGPPQPPALSLPPSPRVPPPTASRNRESPGDADTAALLPHSNTLVQLSEDEGTENPLLTPLLSTSSPRRSPCQIPLFPGDLDSGESHV, from the exons ATGGTGAAGAGGAAAAGCTTGGATGACAACGAACCGGAGTGCGGGAAAGGAATCCCCTTCCCCATCCAGACCTTCCTGTGGCGGCAGACTAG TGCGTTTTTACGTCCTAAGTTGGGGAAACAATATGAAGCATCTTGCGTG TCCTTTGAGCGTGTCCTGGTGGAGAACAAGCTACATGGCTTGTCGCCGGCCCTTTCCGACGCCATTCAAAGCATCTCTCGCTGGGAGCTGGTCCAAGCTGCCTTGCCGCACGTTCTGCACTGCACCTCCATTTTGCTGTCCAACAGGAACAAACTTG GTCATCAGGACAAACTGGGCGTGGCTGAGACCAAACTGCTCCATACGCTGCATTGGATGCTCCTGGATGCCGCCCAGGAGTGCAACCACGAGCCCGGGCTGAGCCACGGGTGGTCTGCCGGCAGCAGTGGCGGGGGGGCCTTCCTGCAGCCCCTCGCCAACCAGGGCTCATCGCCCGGCGCCCCGGGCTCCTGCTCCAGCTCTGCGTTAGGAGGCTCGGGTCCACATCACAGCAACTCCCAGCTGGAAGAGGATGAGCATGCTCGCGCCAAGTGGTTCCACAAGAGCATGGCCACCGTGGAGCTCTTTGTGTTCCTCTTTGCGCCGCTGATTCATCGGATCAAG GAATCCGACTTGACATTTCGCCTGGTCAGTGGTCTTATAATATGGCAGCCAATGTGGGAGCACCGCCAACCTGATATCCCCGCCTTCACAGCCCTCATCAAACCAGTCCGAAACATAGTAACAG CAAAGAGGAACTCCCCAATCAGTAACCAGTGCAGTCCACGTGGGTCTGGAAACCCTGGTCCCATG GGCTTTCAGGTTGTCTGTGAGGCTGGCCATTCCGATTCTTCTTCCTCAGCAGCAGGAGAGCACAGCTGTCGCCGGGGTAACTCAGTGGAAAAAGGCGGACCTTCCCAGCAACCCCCACTCGTCAAAGGGCCCACCAAGAAAAA GACATCAGCCCCTGCTGGCGTACCAGCATCCCTGTCTCAGCGAGCTCGCTACGCCACCTACTTTGATGTTGCGGTCCTGCGCTGCCTTCTGCAGCCTCACTGGACAGAAGAGGGGGTACACTGGGCATTGATGTACTACCTCCAACGGCTGAGACAGATTCTGGAGGAGAGACCTGAACGTGTCCCCGAACCGCTGGTCACTCCGCTGCCGCGGCCACGGAGCAGCTCAATGGTGGCCGCCACCCCTTCGCTGGTCAATACCCACAAAACGCAGGATATGAGTCTCAAATGCAACGAAGAGGGAAAATCTCTAAGCACCGAGACTTTCACAAAAGTTTCCTTAACCAACCTTCGGCGCCAAGCTGTACCTGACCTTTCATCTGACCTTGGCATGAACATCTTCAAGAAG TTTAAAAATCGACGCGAGGACCGAGAGCGGAAGGGGTCAATTCCCTTCCATCACACAGGGAAGAAGCGCCAACGCCGTATGGGCGTCCCCTTTCTGCTCCACGAGGACCACCTCGACGTTTCGCCCACTCGCAGCACGTTTTCCTTCGGGAGCTTTTCCGGCCTAGGCGATGATCGCCGGACTCTGGACCGTGGGGGCTGGCAGGCCACCATCATGG GTAAATTCACACGTCGAGGCAGCACAGACACAGCAGCTGACGCCGACAGCCTGAGCGCCAAACATTCGCATTCCCACCATTCACTTCTCCGAGAAATGCCCGACCACTCCAATAGCCACATCGAGAACACCGTCAAAGAGGGTGAAAAGCCCA TTCGATCCCAGATCTCTACCATTACTATGGCAGCTTTCAACACAACAGTGGCGTCCTTTAATGTGGGCTATGCCGACTTCTTTACCGAACACATGAAAAGACTGTGCAATCCCGTGGTGGTTCCAGAGATGCCTGTGGAGCCGCTGGCCTGTGCCAACCTTCCCCGCAGCTTCACTGACTCCTGCATCAACTACTCGTGCCAGGAGGAGGGTGACAACATTGAGGGCACCAATAACTTTGTGCAGAAGAATGGAATGCTGGATCTCACA GCAGTGCTCCGTGCACTCTATGCTGTCCTCAGTCATGACATCAGCTCCAGGATCTGTGATGTGGCCCTCAACATCATCGACTGCCTGCTGCAGCTGGGCGTGGTGCCCGGGGTGGGCAAAAAGCTGTCCAAGCCTGACAACAAGGAGAACGAGGAGGTGCGATCCAAGGAGGCGGTTAGCCACAGCcttggaggaggaggtggcggAGATGGTGGTAGCGGGGGAGGCGGTGGAGGGGGGAGCGGCGGAGGAAGTGGGCAAGGAAGCAAGGATGATGTGAAAAATAACAAGGACAGTGACAAAAAG GAAGAGAATTCTTCCCTAAGCACTCATCGGCTGGCCCTCTCCATGCTTATCAAAATAGTCAAGTCATTGGGCTGTGCTTATGGATGTGGCGAGGGACATCGTGGCCTTTCGGGAGATCGCCTGAGAATGCAG GCCCAAAACTGCCTGACCAACCTTTACAAGCGAGACAAGCTGCAGTTTCGCCAGACAATGCGAGACTACGTCAACAAAGACACTCTGAATAACATTGTGGACTTTCTTCATGCTCTGCTGGGCTTCTGCATGGAGCCTATCACCGACA AGTACGGCAGTGCAGGTGAGAGGTCCAGGAGGGCGAAAAAACGAAACATCG ATAAAGCCGGGTTTGGGAACAATTTCACTACAAACGACAACAAGTCCTTGGCGCAGAACATGGAGGCTGTGGTAGTGGGTTGCATGTTCAAATCGTTGATCACCCGCTGCGCCTCAACAACACATGAACTTCACAGCCCAGAGAACCTG GGCCTATACTGTGACATTCGCCAACTGGTGCAGTTCATCAAGGAGGCCCATGGAAATGTTTTTCGTAGGGTTGCTCTGAGCGCTCTCCTTGACAGCGCTGAGAAGGTCACGGCTGCCAAAAAACCTGAAGAAAAAGATGAGAGCAAACTGCAAGCTCCAAGAAG TGAGGATCAGATCCCTGGAGCTCTGCTGGGCAGAAAAGACTTTTGGAGGAAGATGTTTAAGTCGCAGAGTGCTGCCAGTGACACCAGCAGCCAATCAGAACAGGATACATCGGAATGTACCACTGCCCACTCTGGCACCACTACAGACCGTCGCTCTCGATCAAGATCCCGGCGTATTTCACTTCGCAAGAAACTTAAgctgcccatag GCAATTGGCTGAAACGTTCATCCCTCTCCGGTCTCACTGACGGTGTGGAAGACCTGTTGGATATCAGCTCAGTAGATCGTCTCTCTTTTATACGGCAAAGTTCAAAG GTGAAGTTTACCAGCGCAGTCAAACTGTCGGAGGGTGTTGCTGCTGGGCCAGAGTACAGCAGGGATGAGGAGGAGAATTTCTTCAAGCGGCTCGGTAAATGGAGGTCTGGCAGGAGGAATCCATCCAAGCTTCACCACACAGAAGATAAAGATG GACCTCACGGTTTCCAGGAGCGTCTGGCCGCCAGCCAGGAggctataaaaaacaaaaatgtggtgaACTTGGGTGCAATTAGACAAGGCATGAAACGCTTCCAGTTTCTGCTCAACTGCTGCGAGCCCGGGACCATACCTGACGCTTCAATCCTCGCCGCTGCTCTGGACCTG GAAGCACCCATCGTAGCTCGGGCTTCCCTCTTTCTTGAATGTGCTCGATTTGTTCATCGCTGCAACCGTGGCAACTGGCCAGAGTGGATGAAAGGACACCATGTCAACATTACCAAGAGAGGCTTGTCCAGGGGGCGATCGCCTATAGTGGGCAATAAAAGGAATCAGAAACTTCAGTGGAATGCAGCAAAACATTTCTGTCAGTGGGGAGAT GCAATTGGCACGCGGCTGAGCGAATTGTGCCACTGTGACAGCGAAAGTCCTGCCAACATCCTGGGGTACACCTACGATGAAGAAGCAAAACGGAGGATGAGAaaggaggatgaagaagaagacTATTTAGATGATA ACACAGTCAATCCGACAAAATGTGGCTGCCCATTTGCCCTGAAGATGGCTGCGTGTCAGCTATTGTTGGAAATCACCACTTTTCTACGAGAGACGTTCCCTTGCTTGCCGAGACCGCGCACAGAACCACTTGTG gATTTAGAAAGCTGCCGACTGCGTCTGGATCCTGAGCTTGGACGACATCGCTATGAGAGGAAGATCAGTTTCGCCGGCATCCTCGATGACGAGGACGGCCGTGACTCGCTTAACAGCAGTAGCCACACTCTGAAGTCAGACACGATATGTGATGAGAAAAAGGCACAGGAGGCAACAG CTCCCACCCGAAAAATTCGTATCGGCGGCTCACGCCTGCTTCAGATTAAAGGAGCCCGGAGTTTCCGTATAAAAAAGGGGGGATCTTTGTCTTCCATACGGAGGGCCGGCAGCCTGAAGAGCACTAAAATGTCCCGACAGGATTCAGAATCAGAAAATGAGGAGGGGATCCTTTCACAAACAAACAGCAGAGATACTGTGACAGACATCG GCAGTCCGTGTAGTACCAGTGAACCCAGCATTGAGCCTGAGGGTCAGAGCTCAAGTGGTGCTGAAGACAACTACCACCGCAATATGTCATGGCTCCAC ATCATGATCCTGCTGTGCAACCAGCAGAGCTTCATCTGCACCCACGTTGACTTCTGCCATCCACGTTGCTACCAGCACCACAACCGCTCCTGCGCCCGCCTGGTCCGGGCCATCAAACTCGTGTACGGCGAGACGGTGGACAGCCTGAGAGAAGATGCCGGGGCTACTGCCATTGGTATCATGAGTGCTCGTGCTCAGAAGAACAAGGAA TGTTCAGACAAATCATGTTTGAGAACACCATCCATGAAAAGGAGACCCACTGAAGGCAACACCGAAGGAAAGAAGGACACCGGGATGTTAAAGTACATCAGGAACCAG GTGATGAGCTTGTCGCCAGCTCCCCTGTCACTGCTCATCAAAGCGGCTCCCATCTTGACTGATGACATGTATGGAGATATTCAGCCGGCGGCTTGGGAGCTCCTGCTTAGTGTGGATGAACATATGGCAGCGGCTTCAG CCGCCATGTTTCTCCTGTGCGCAGTCAAAGTCCCGGATGCAGTTACTGAGATGATGATGGCCGAGTTTCAGCACCCCGAGGCCTGCCAGCGCATTAATTCTATCTTCAAGTTCTACACGCTTTGGCGATTCCGCTACCAGGTGTGGCCACGCATGGAGGAAGGAGCCCAGCAAATCTTCAAA ATTCCACCACCCAGCATAAACTTCACCCTGCCATCGCCCATTCTTGGCATGCCCTGTGTCCCCATTTTTGACCCCCCGTGGGTTCCCCAGAACACCGGAAGTGTCCAAGACCCAATCAATGAGGATCAATCT ttccccACGTTAATTCAGTCAGTCCATGCCATA AAATCCTTCTCAGCGAGGGCGGTGTCACGCTCCCATCAACGGGCTGAGCACATCCTAAAGAACTTGCAGCAGGAGGAGGAAAAGCGGCGACTGGGTCGCGAAGCCAGCATCATTACGGCCATCCCGGTGGCGCAGGAGGCGTGCTACGAGCCCACCTGCAGTCCTCCGTCTGAGCAAGAAGAGGAAG AAGAAGTGGTGAACCTGGCATCCCGCCGTCTGTCCGTTAGTCCCTCCTGTGCTTCCAGCAACTCCCACAGGAATTATTCTTTCCGACGAGGCTCTGTGTGGTCAGTCCGCTCATTGGCCAGTGCTGAAG ACGAAGAAAATACGacagaacacacacccacacaccacaTGGTACAGCCACCACAGGCGGTGTTTCCAGCATGCATCTGTGCTGCCGTTCTCCCCATTGTGCACCTCATGGAGGATGGAGAGGTTAGAGAGGATGGCGTTGCTG TGAGTGCCGTTGCCCAGCAAATCTTGTGGAACTGCCTAATTGAAGACCCTGCCCTTGTTTTGCGTCATTTTCTGGAGAAACTCACTGTGAGCAACCGGCAG GATGAGTTGATGTACATGTTAAGGAAGCTGCTGCTTAATATTGGAGACCTTCCAGCGCAGACCTCCCACATCCTTTTCAACTACCTG GTGGGCTTGATCATGTATTTTGTGCGGACCCCATGCGAGTGGGGGATGGATGCCATCTCAGCTACCCTCACCTTCTTGTGGGAAGTGGTGGGCTATGTAGAAGGTCTGTTCTTCAAGGATCTAAAGCAGACCATGAAGAAAGAGCAGTGTGAAGTAAAACTGTTGGTCACTGCGTCAATGCCGG GAACCAAGACTCTGGTGGTGCACGGGCAGAACGAATGTGACATCCCGACACAGCTTCCGGTTCATGAAGACACACAGTTTGAAGCTCTGCTTAAG GAATGCCTGGAGTTCTTCAACATTCCAGAAGCTCGGTCAGCACATTACTTTCTTATGGACAAACGGTGGAACCTCATCCATTATTCTAAG ACATATGTAAGAGATATTTACCCCTTTCGGAGGTCAGTCTCACCACAGCTCAACCTTGTCCACATGCTGCCAGAGAAAGGACAGGAGCTTATTCAGAAACAG GTGTTTTCCCGCAAACTTGAAGAGGTTGGCCGAGTGCTCTTCCTCATCTCCCTCACTCAGCATATGCCAGCTGTTCATAAACAGTCCCACGTCTCACTGCTCCAAGAAGACCTGCTACGCCTACCATCCTTCCCGAGAACTGCCATTGATGCTGAGTTCTCTCTATTTAATGAGCCACAGG GTAAGGAGCTTTTCGGCTTAGACACCCTTCACAAGGTGTTGTGGATCAAACTCCTGGAAGAGATGTTCTTGGGAATGCCCAGCGAGTATCCATGGGGAGATGAGATGATGCTGTTCCTAAATGTTTTTAACGGGGCCTTGTTGCTACACCCGGAAGACAGCGCCCTTGTTAGGCAGCACACAGCCACTGCAATCAACACTGCAGTACACTTCAATCACCTGTTCTCACTGAGCGGCTACCAGTGGATCTTGCCCACTATGCTACAG GTGTATGCAGACTACGAGGGCAATCCTTTATTGAGACAAGGGATCGAATTCTGCTGTCGCCAATTCTACATACTCCACCGCAAGCCCTTTGTCCTGCAGTTGTTTGCCAGTGTAGCACCGTTGCTAGAGTTCAAC ACTAACACCAGTAGCGGTCTTTCCAAGGGAGTGTCTGCTCAGTGTTTGTTCGACCTTTTGGTCTCTCTGGAAGGTGAAACTCTGGATGCTCTTGATGCGCTGGAGCTGGTCAAGGCTGAGAAACCACTGCGGTCTCTGG ATTTCTGCTACGGTAATGAAGATTTGGCCTTTTCGATTAGTGATTCAATCAAGCTGTGTGTCACCGTGGCCGCCTATGCGCCTGAATCCTTCAGAAG TCTCCAAATGTTGATGGTGCTGGAGGCCCTGGTCCCATGTTATCTCCAGAAACTGAAGAACAATACAATGACCATGGAGTCAGCCTCGGCGGCCAGGGATGAGATTGCAGCTATTGCTGCTTTGGCCACATCCTTGCAAGCACTGCTCTACAGCTCAGAGGCCCTTACAAG GCCCATGACGGCACCACAGATATCTCGTTGTGATCAAGGACATAAAGGAGGAACCACTGCCAATCACACCATGTCAGGTGGCGTCAACACGAG GGACAACCTCCACCTTCTGGAGGAGGGTCAGGGCATGCCGCGGGAAGAGCTGGACGAGCGCATCGCAAGGGAGGAATTCCGTCGACCGCGAGAGTCCTTGCTAAACATCTGCACGGAATTTTATAAGCACTGCGGCCCACGTCTGAAGATCCTGCAAAATGTAGCTGGTGAGCCACGGGTGACAGCGCTGGAGCTTCTGGACATGAAATCACATATGAG GCTGGCCGAGATCGCCCACGCCCTCCTGAAGCTGGCGCCGTACGACACCCTGACCATGGAAAGCCGAGGCCTGCGCCGTTACATCATGGAGATGCTGCCCATCACCGACTGGTCTTCCGAGGCCGTGCGACCCGCTCTCATTCTCATCCTCAAGAGGCTCGACCGCATGTTCAACAAGATTCACAAAATGCCCACGCTCAGGTGCGCTCGCCCACAGGCATTGTGCACCAG GAGACAAGTGGAGTGGGAGGCAGCCAGCAACCTTATCGAGGGCATCTGTCTGACTCTCCAGCGACAATCAATCATCTCCTTCCTCCCGCACCTTCGTTCGCTCATCAATGTCTGCGTCAACCTG GTTATGGGTGTTGTGGGTCCATCCAGTGTGGCAGACGGGTTACCTCTTCTACACCTCAGCCCTTACCTCTCCCCGCCACTGCCCTTCAGTACAGCGGTGGTCCGCCTAGTTGCTTTGCAAATTCAG GCTTTGAAAGAAGACTTCCCTCTGAATCATGTGATATCACCTTTTACCAATCAAGAGAGGCGAGAGGGGATGCTGCTAAATCTGCTCATTCCCTTTGTGCTCACTGTTGGGTCTGGAAGCAAAG ACAGCCCCCACCTTGAGCAGCCGGAAATCGTTCTGCTGCTGCAGACGGTCATCAATATTCTGCTGCCGCCCCGCATCATCTCGACCTCTCGCACCAAGAACTTCATGCTAGATGCTTCCCCGGCTCACTGCTCTACCCCCGGTGATACGGGAAAGGACCTCCGCAGAGAGGGTTTGGCTGAGTCCACAAGCCAGGCAGCATATCTAG CTCTAAAAGTGGTTTTAGTGTGTTTCGAGCGTTCTCTCGGAAACCAGTGGTACCGTCTGAGCTTACAAGTGAAGGAGATGGCCCTCAGGAAGGTGGGCGGTCTGGCCTTCTGGGACTTTATTGACTTCATTGTGAGAACCCGCATCCCCATCTTTGTCCTACTGAGGCCGTTTATACAGTGCAAG CTGTTGACGCAACCGGCAGACTCCCAGGAAGAGATCACAGCACGTCACCATATCGCCGACCAGCTAGAGCGGCGCTTCATCCCGCGACCTCTGTGCAAGAGCTCGCTGTTTGCTGAATTTAACAATGAACTGAAAATCCTCAAAGAGGCTGTGCACAGCGGCTCTG CGTACCAAGGAAAGACGTCAATCAGCACAGTGGGCACCTCTACGTCGGCCTACCGCCTCAGTTTGGCCACTATGTCACGCTCCAACACGGGTACTGGCACAGTTTGGGAACAGGACAGCCAGCCGTCACGCCAGCCGTCCCAGGACACGCTCAGTCGCACTGATGAAGACGACGAAGAGA ATGACTCCATAAGTATCCCCAGTGTAGTAAGTGAACACGAGGCCTTTTTGCCCAGACTGATAACAGAACGCCGATTCTCCAGCCATGCCACCGGCTCAGCCACTCTGCAACCTGAAGCACCGCGCAGCACAATGCTTCCCAGCCACAG TGAACCCAATGTGCTAGATGAGTCGCAGGGCCTTCTGCAGGAGGGCAACCTCTCTAG GGTTGCCAGCATACAGAGTGAGCCCGGCCAGCAAAACTTACTCATTCAGCCTCCACTAGGAAGGAAGAGAGGCCTCAGACAG CTGCGGCGCCCACTCTTGTCCATACCAAAGGCTGAGCCACGAGGTCGTTCAGGAGCTCGTCTTTCCACAACTCGCAGGAGCATCCAACCCAAAAACAAGCCACTGG AAACTTTATTGGACTGTGAAG